From one Triticum aestivum cultivar Chinese Spring chromosome 4B, IWGSC CS RefSeq v2.1, whole genome shotgun sequence genomic stretch:
- the LOC123093662 gene encoding uncharacterized protein, which produces MSRWHFYKKNPLVSSDQTRAPRPPPPTEAAAALLSAAAALLLPATAAPLLPGAAAPLLSRSPAAAASCSAAAAGARLPPQAPPFLKKISDFHSYRRALLRLRRNRRRRARRRRIRTTTNNLKADEQPGVVLAVDDDGAADAAKRGRDPPVGQRQELAGLLAAPTSSRARHTAARPQLQPPLSLRRLADRRRRRVTGRREGALPALRRRGYSRPTGASRTAADLMEHLWRIKGDA; this is translated from the exons aTGTCGCGATGGCATTTTTACAAAAAAAACCCTCTCGTTTCTTCCGACCAAACCcgcgctccacgtcctcctcctccgacAGAAGCAGCAGCTGCGCTGCTCTCCGCCGCCGCAGCTTTGCTGCTCCCCGCCACCGCAGCTCCCCTTCTCCCCGGCGCCGCAGCTCCCCTGCTCTCCCGCTCTCCCGCCGCAGCTGCCTCTTGCTCCGCCGCTGCAGCTGGCGCTCGCCTGCCTCCCCAAGCTCCCCCCTTCCTCAAAAAAATCTCCGATTTCCACAGCTACCGCCGCGCTCTGCTTCGGCTGCGTCGGAACCGCCGTCGAAGAGCCCGGAGGCGCCGGATACGGACCACCACCAACAACCTAAAGGCCGACGAGCAGCCGGGTGTCGTCCTCGCCGTCGACGACGACGGTGCCGCCGACGCCGCGAAGCGAGGGCGAGATCCTCCAGTCGGCCAACGTCAAGAGCTTGCGGgcctcctcgccgcccctacctcgtCGCGGGCTCGCCACACCGCAGCTCGGCCTCAGCTCCAGCCACCGCTGTCCCTGCGACGTCTCGCtgaccgtcgccgccgccgcgtcaCCGGACGTCGAGAAGGAGCCCTTCCAGCGCTTCGACGCCGCG GATAttcgagacccacaggtgcatcaagaactgcaGCAGATTtgatggagcacctatggaggatcAAGGGCGACGCTTAG
- the LOC123093663 gene encoding uncharacterized protein isoform X1, translating into MHRCRLTRHSTMRNRGEVPEASRVGVGGGEKRRFILVSITARGGCPMALILSTTVQLALHLQPTAAAEVISSRGGQGQRQSAEAISRGNQQSRAGGSGISRSMWLSRRRGRSALPACRIIQEAQEGSCDRGWQRRLGLPRGVRNRRVGHKQGQGREQGCEEEAPVEVVAFEEQPQLGGRAARLRAGGPRSQRRSNRRWATAQVVARSFYGGCRRWLRRPLGRRRKKHR; encoded by the exons ATGCACCGATGCCGCCTGACAAGACATTCAACAATGAG GAACAGAGGCGAAGTACCAGAGGCGtcgcgtgtcggggtcgggggcggggaAAAAAGAAGGTTCATTCTAGTTTCTATAACAG CGAGAGGAGGGTGCCCAATGGCCCTGATCCTATCCACAACAG TGCAATTGGCACTGCACCTGCAGCCAACAGCAGCAGCAGAGGTAATCAGCAGTCGAGGTGGTCAAGGGCAGAGGCAATCAGCAGAAGCAATCAGCAGAGGTAATCAGCAGTCGAGGGCAGGCggcagtggcatcagcaggtctaTGTGGTTGTCTCGCCGCCGGGGAAGATCCGCCTTGCCCGCCTGCCGAATTATTCAAGAGGCACAAGAGGGGAGCTGCGACCGGGGTTGGCAGCGGCGGCTGGGGTTGCCGCGGGGGGTGAGGAACCGGCGAGTAGGGCACAAGCAGGGCCAGGGACGCGAGCAGGGCTGCGAGGAGGAGGCGCCCGTCGAGGTGGTCGCCTTCGAGGAGCAGCCTCAGCTGGGCGGCAGGGCAGCTCGCCTCCGTGCAGGCGGCCCACGTTCGCAGCGGCGGAGCAACCGCAGGTGGGCGACGGCGCAGGTGGTCGCCCGCTCTTTCTACGGCGGCTGCCGGCGGTGGCTACGACGGCCGCTTGGTCGAAGGAGGAAGAAGCATAGGTGA
- the LOC123093663 gene encoding uncharacterized protein isoform X2 produces the protein MHRCRLTRHSTMRGEVPEASRVGVGGGEKRRFILVSITARGGCPMALILSTTVQLALHLQPTAAAEVISSRGGQGQRQSAEAISRGNQQSRAGGSGISRSMWLSRRRGRSALPACRIIQEAQEGSCDRGWQRRLGLPRGVRNRRVGHKQGQGREQGCEEEAPVEVVAFEEQPQLGGRAARLRAGGPRSQRRSNRRWATAQVVARSFYGGCRRWLRRPLGRRRKKHR, from the exons ATGCACCGATGCCGCCTGACAAGACATTCAACAATGAG AGGCGAAGTACCAGAGGCGtcgcgtgtcggggtcgggggcggggaAAAAAGAAGGTTCATTCTAGTTTCTATAACAG CGAGAGGAGGGTGCCCAATGGCCCTGATCCTATCCACAACAG TGCAATTGGCACTGCACCTGCAGCCAACAGCAGCAGCAGAGGTAATCAGCAGTCGAGGTGGTCAAGGGCAGAGGCAATCAGCAGAAGCAATCAGCAGAGGTAATCAGCAGTCGAGGGCAGGCggcagtggcatcagcaggtctaTGTGGTTGTCTCGCCGCCGGGGAAGATCCGCCTTGCCCGCCTGCCGAATTATTCAAGAGGCACAAGAGGGGAGCTGCGACCGGGGTTGGCAGCGGCGGCTGGGGTTGCCGCGGGGGGTGAGGAACCGGCGAGTAGGGCACAAGCAGGGCCAGGGACGCGAGCAGGGCTGCGAGGAGGAGGCGCCCGTCGAGGTGGTCGCCTTCGAGGAGCAGCCTCAGCTGGGCGGCAGGGCAGCTCGCCTCCGTGCAGGCGGCCCACGTTCGCAGCGGCGGAGCAACCGCAGGTGGGCGACGGCGCAGGTGGTCGCCCGCTCTTTCTACGGCGGCTGCCGGCGGTGGCTACGACGGCCGCTTGGTCGAAGGAGGAAGAAGCATAGGTGA